In Phycisphaeraceae bacterium, a single genomic region encodes these proteins:
- a CDS encoding efflux RND transporter periplasmic adaptor subunit yields MTTLPRGFTQAVLRGLPTLLTLAVLVAIAYLGHRYHWSLPSRASLTAAAPAREDWCMEHGVPESQCMICRGKTPVPDTEGTSLTIDGQSGATEKTKPRIVQLATPGSVAKAGITTAPAEVRPASATLSANAEVGYDLTRFAEVSSRAGGSVAMVCVNAGDRVKAGDVLALIDAAAVGAAKAELLQAAAQVASRAAATERIRSSTSAGFRNQSDLVAAEAEVKEAQIRLFNAQQTLVNLGLGLPPEGARGMPTADDVRLLGIPREIADQLDPVRTSANLLPVTAPLDGVVISRSIVPGVQVEAGKPLFSVADTSRAWVNIAVPPADASRVAVGQEVRFTPDGSQAPAVVGQVTWISTEVDEKTRTVHVRAEFPNPDGRLLAHSFGRAAIVTERREGAVVVPREAVQWDTTGALVFVRVNSTVFVARNVTTGVIDEAFVEIVSGVRAGERVATGGSYVLVAQLNNDKLGAGCTDD; encoded by the coding sequence ATGACGACCCTTCCACGCGGATTCACGCAGGCCGTACTACGCGGCCTTCCAACCTTGCTGACCCTCGCCGTGCTGGTGGCCATTGCCTATCTCGGTCACCGCTACCACTGGAGTTTGCCTTCGCGTGCCTCGCTCACGGCCGCCGCGCCCGCCCGCGAGGACTGGTGCATGGAGCACGGGGTCCCCGAGTCGCAGTGCATGATCTGTCGCGGGAAGACGCCTGTGCCCGACACGGAAGGCACATCGCTGACCATCGACGGGCAAAGCGGTGCAACCGAAAAAACCAAACCCCGCATCGTGCAACTTGCAACGCCCGGGTCAGTCGCCAAGGCTGGGATCACGACCGCCCCAGCGGAGGTGCGTCCGGCGTCGGCAACGCTCTCGGCCAACGCCGAGGTCGGGTACGACCTCACGCGTTTCGCAGAGGTGTCCTCCCGGGCCGGCGGGAGCGTGGCGATGGTGTGTGTGAACGCCGGAGACCGCGTCAAGGCGGGAGACGTGCTGGCCCTCATTGATGCGGCGGCGGTGGGAGCGGCAAAGGCGGAGTTGCTGCAGGCTGCGGCGCAAGTCGCGTCGCGGGCCGCTGCTACTGAACGCATCCGCAGTTCCACTTCGGCCGGGTTCCGCAACCAGTCCGATTTGGTGGCGGCCGAGGCCGAGGTCAAGGAGGCCCAGATCCGCCTGTTCAACGCGCAGCAGACGTTGGTCAATCTCGGCCTCGGACTTCCGCCCGAGGGTGCCCGCGGGATGCCAACCGCAGACGACGTGCGATTGCTGGGCATCCCGCGTGAGATTGCCGATCAACTGGACCCGGTTCGCACCAGCGCAAACCTGCTACCCGTCACCGCTCCTCTCGACGGCGTGGTGATCTCGCGGTCCATCGTGCCCGGAGTCCAGGTCGAAGCCGGGAAGCCGCTGTTCTCGGTGGCCGACACCAGCCGGGCTTGGGTGAACATCGCTGTTCCGCCCGCGGACGCGAGCCGAGTCGCGGTCGGACAGGAGGTGCGATTCACCCCCGACGGCTCGCAGGCCCCCGCTGTCGTAGGCCAGGTGACCTGGATCAGCACTGAGGTGGACGAGAAGACTCGGACCGTGCATGTGCGGGCCGAGTTCCCCAACCCGGACGGGCGGCTGCTCGCCCACTCGTTCGGCCGGGCCGCGATCGTCACGGAGCGTCGCGAGGGGGCAGTCGTCGTGCCGCGTGAGGCGGTGCAGTGGGACACCACCGGCGCCCTCGTCTTCGTTCGCGTCAACAGCACGGTCTTCGTCGCCCGAAACGTCACCACCGGCGTCATTGACGAGGCCTTTGTGGAGATCGTGAGCGGGGTAAGGGCCGGAGAGCGAGTCGCCACCGGCGGCAGCTACGTGCTCGTAGCCCAGCTAAACAACGACAAGCTCGGGGCTGGCTGCACCGACGACTAA
- a CDS encoding copper-translocating P-type ATPase, with product MTNAHEHQHGGAAAPTDQTTKTTIERADLPIEGMTCASCANRIEKRLGKQPGVMSANVNFATKVATVKYDPAATGPEKLAKAVDDIGYKAVVLPVRLGTVNPAHGHAGHDHAAMLAAQGAGAHAGHAMRGSGGGEDHSAHMNVGEAETRRLLIKTTFGAVLSLPVLVIAMSHGKIEAFNVPWINWLQFALTTPVMFWCGWQFFRSAWKGLLHFSANMDTLVAMGTGAAYLYSFAATIWPGFFAAVSSAAGHTAHAEGTMGGMVMVPVYYEAAAVIIVLILLGKYFEARATGRTSAAIKRLIGMQARTARVMRNGTEQDVPIDSVVVGDRVLVRPGEKIPVDGTVESGQSAVDESMLTGESVPVEKSAGDSVFGATMNTTGALRLVATKVGADSALQQIVRLVQEAQGSKAPIARLADTISGVFVPIVIVIAIAAFVIWWFISPVETRLSMALVTAVSVLIIACPCALGLATPTAIMVGTGRGAERGILIKGGEALETAHKLTAIVLDKTGTITHGKPAVTDIIPAPAGAGGTLDDSELLRLAASAEQHSEHPLAAAIVREATARGLSLAEPVGFRAVVGHGVEATVDGHAVLVGKAALLAQRGIRSALAENAAALAAMGRTPMYVAVDGREAGIVAVADTVRPESKEAIATMHALGLRVVMMTGDNQRTAEAVASQVGVDHVFADVLPKDKADKVKALQAEGHVVGMVGDGINDAPALAQADVGLAVGTGTDVAMESADITLMRGDLRAVPQAIALSHATMRTIKQNLFWAFIYNVVGIPIAAGVLFPFTGWLLSPIIASAAMAFSSVSVVLNSLRLSRLPRPILPRNSLRT from the coding sequence ATGACCAACGCCCATGAACACCAGCATGGCGGCGCGGCCGCACCAACGGACCAGACCACCAAGACCACCATCGAGCGGGCCGACCTGCCCATCGAGGGAATGACCTGCGCTTCGTGCGCGAACCGGATCGAGAAGCGGCTGGGCAAGCAGCCCGGCGTCATGTCGGCCAACGTGAACTTTGCCACCAAGGTGGCGACGGTGAAGTACGACCCGGCGGCGACCGGGCCGGAGAAACTCGCCAAGGCGGTGGACGACATCGGGTACAAGGCGGTCGTGCTCCCGGTCAGACTCGGTACGGTGAATCCCGCGCACGGTCACGCGGGCCATGACCACGCGGCGATGCTGGCTGCACAGGGTGCCGGAGCACACGCCGGGCACGCGATGCGCGGCAGCGGCGGGGGCGAGGACCACTCGGCGCACATGAACGTGGGCGAGGCCGAGACGCGGCGGCTGCTGATCAAGACGACCTTCGGGGCCGTGCTGTCGCTGCCCGTGCTTGTCATCGCCATGTCGCACGGGAAGATCGAGGCGTTCAACGTGCCTTGGATCAACTGGCTTCAGTTCGCGTTGACGACGCCGGTGATGTTCTGGTGCGGCTGGCAGTTCTTCCGCTCCGCATGGAAGGGTCTGCTGCACTTCAGCGCCAACATGGACACGCTCGTGGCGATGGGCACGGGCGCGGCGTACCTCTACTCGTTCGCGGCGACGATCTGGCCCGGGTTCTTCGCGGCTGTGAGCAGTGCGGCGGGGCACACCGCACACGCCGAGGGCACGATGGGCGGCATGGTCATGGTGCCCGTGTACTACGAGGCGGCCGCGGTCATCATCGTGCTGATCCTGCTGGGAAAGTACTTCGAGGCCCGGGCCACCGGCCGGACCAGCGCGGCCATCAAGCGGCTCATCGGGATGCAGGCCAGGACCGCGCGAGTCATGCGCAACGGCACCGAGCAGGATGTGCCGATCGATTCCGTGGTCGTGGGTGATCGCGTGCTGGTGCGCCCTGGCGAGAAGATCCCCGTGGACGGCACGGTCGAGAGCGGCCAGTCCGCGGTGGACGAGTCCATGCTCACCGGCGAGAGCGTGCCGGTCGAGAAGTCGGCCGGCGACAGCGTCTTTGGTGCGACGATGAACACGACCGGCGCGCTGCGGCTGGTCGCCACCAAGGTCGGGGCCGACTCGGCACTCCAGCAGATCGTGCGGCTCGTGCAGGAGGCCCAGGGCAGCAAGGCCCCGATCGCCCGCCTGGCCGACACGATCAGCGGGGTCTTTGTTCCGATCGTCATCGTGATTGCCATCGCCGCGTTTGTCATCTGGTGGTTCATCTCGCCGGTGGAGACTCGGCTGAGCATGGCGCTGGTGACGGCTGTGTCCGTGCTGATCATCGCGTGCCCGTGCGCCCTGGGGCTGGCAACGCCGACGGCGATCATGGTGGGCACGGGGCGCGGCGCGGAGAGGGGCATCCTGATCAAGGGCGGCGAGGCGCTGGAGACTGCCCACAAGCTCACGGCCATCGTGCTCGACAAGACGGGCACCATCACGCACGGCAAGCCCGCGGTGACGGACATCATCCCGGCCCCCGCGGGTGCGGGGGGGACGCTTGATGACAGCGAGTTGCTGCGGCTGGCCGCATCAGCGGAGCAGCACAGCGAGCACCCGCTCGCCGCGGCGATCGTCCGCGAGGCGACGGCACGCGGGCTGTCACTCGCCGAGCCCGTCGGCTTCCGCGCCGTTGTCGGGCATGGCGTCGAGGCCACGGTGGACGGGCACGCGGTGCTTGTCGGCAAGGCGGCGTTGCTGGCTCAGCGCGGCATCCGGTCCGCGTTGGCGGAGAATGCCGCGGCTCTGGCGGCGATGGGGCGCACGCCGATGTACGTCGCGGTGGACGGCCGCGAGGCCGGGATCGTGGCCGTGGCCGACACGGTGCGGCCCGAATCAAAGGAGGCCATCGCCACGATGCACGCGCTCGGGCTGCGCGTGGTGATGATGACCGGCGACAACCAGCGAACGGCCGAGGCGGTCGCCTCGCAAGTCGGCGTCGATCACGTATTCGCCGACGTGTTGCCCAAGGACAAGGCGGACAAGGTCAAGGCCCTCCAAGCCGAGGGACACGTCGTGGGCATGGTCGGCGACGGCATCAACGACGCCCCGGCGCTCGCCCAGGCTGATGTAGGCCTCGCTGTCGGAACCGGCACCGACGTCGCGATGGAGTCGGCGGACATCACGCTCATGCGCGGCGATCTCCGCGCGGTCCCCCAGGCCATCGCCCTCTCGCACGCCACCATGCGGACGATCAAGCAGAACCTCTTCTGGGCATTCATCTACAACGTCGTCGGCATTCCGATCGCGGCGGGTGTGCTGTTCCCGTTCACGGGCTGGTTGCTCTCGCCGATCATCGCGAGCGCCGCGATGGCGTTCAGCAGCGTGAGCGTGGTGCTCAACAGCTTGCGTTTGTCCAGGTTGCCGCGCCCAATCTTGCCGCGGAACTCGTTGCGGACGTGA
- a CDS encoding heavy metal translocating P-type ATPase, translated as MAEVAYDIPAMDCPTEEALIRRRLESVPGVVDLRCDLIGRRLTVVHDNADDADIVAALTGIGMAPAPAASSGQRSRADVACADGSCATGLRVNVTGTRPWWRRHGPFALSGVLAASAEAMYFAGVKETSWPVVAVAVASILLGGLPTFRKGWTALRTFTLNINFLMTIAILGGAVIGAWPEIALVTFLFALAELIEAKALDRARNAVKGLMAMAPDEACVKQDDGSWTVVSAGAVPVGAVVQVKPGERLALDGVVVAGESSVNQAPVTGESVPVDKKIGDKVFAGTINETGVLEFKTSGGKDQTTLAKIIRTVQEAQGSRAPTQRFVDNFARVYTPVVCVAAVLVAVVPWLAFGQPFYPWLYKALVLLVIACPCALVISTPVTVVSGLTAAAKRGILIKGGVHLENGRKLKVVALDKTGTITEGRPRVTDVQPMGGASKDEVLRIAASLDALSQHPVARALTEAWAGPRADVNGFKSLTGRGVEGTIAGETYFVGNHRLAEERKVCSLEVEAVLGHFEVQGKTAIVVASSRAVLGIIAVADTPRESSVNALRSLHAMGVRTLLLSGDNQSTASAIAKAVGIDEVRGGMLPEDKLAEIERLLNEHSNAVGMVGDGVNDAPALARSTIGFAMGAAGTDTALETADVALMQDDLHGLPEFIALSRRTGAILAQNITLAIGIKVVFFALTLAGLGTMWMAVIADVGASLLVVGNGLRLLGSRRGLPSLSSVKAESSTA; from the coding sequence ATGGCTGAAGTTGCATATGACATCCCGGCGATGGACTGCCCTACCGAAGAGGCGCTGATCCGGCGACGGCTCGAGTCGGTGCCCGGTGTCGTCGACCTACGTTGCGACCTGATTGGTAGGCGACTGACGGTGGTGCATGACAATGCGGACGACGCTGACATCGTCGCAGCATTGACCGGCATCGGGATGGCCCCTGCACCCGCTGCAAGTTCCGGGCAGCGCAGCAGGGCTGATGTGGCTTGCGCGGACGGTTCGTGCGCGACGGGCCTGCGCGTAAACGTGACGGGTACACGACCGTGGTGGCGAAGGCATGGGCCGTTCGCCCTCTCCGGCGTGCTGGCTGCGTCAGCGGAAGCGATGTACTTCGCCGGAGTGAAGGAGACCTCGTGGCCCGTGGTGGCCGTTGCCGTAGCCTCCATTCTGCTCGGAGGCCTCCCGACGTTCCGCAAGGGGTGGACGGCCCTGCGGACGTTCACGCTGAACATCAACTTCTTGATGACGATCGCGATCCTCGGCGGAGCGGTGATCGGGGCGTGGCCGGAGATCGCGCTGGTCACGTTCCTCTTCGCACTGGCTGAGTTGATCGAAGCCAAGGCGCTTGATCGTGCCCGCAATGCGGTCAAGGGACTGATGGCGATGGCCCCCGACGAGGCGTGCGTCAAGCAGGATGACGGCTCGTGGACGGTCGTAAGCGCGGGCGCGGTCCCCGTCGGCGCGGTTGTGCAGGTGAAGCCCGGAGAGCGGCTCGCGCTCGACGGCGTGGTGGTCGCGGGTGAGTCGAGCGTGAACCAGGCTCCGGTCACGGGCGAATCCGTGCCGGTGGACAAGAAGATCGGCGACAAGGTCTTCGCGGGGACCATCAACGAAACAGGCGTGCTGGAGTTCAAGACTTCGGGCGGCAAAGACCAGACCACGCTCGCGAAGATCATCAGGACGGTGCAGGAGGCGCAGGGGAGCCGCGCGCCGACGCAGCGCTTCGTGGACAACTTCGCGCGGGTCTACACGCCGGTCGTGTGCGTTGCCGCGGTGCTGGTCGCGGTGGTGCCGTGGCTCGCGTTCGGTCAACCTTTCTACCCGTGGCTCTACAAGGCGCTGGTGTTGCTGGTTATCGCGTGCCCGTGCGCCCTGGTCATCTCAACGCCGGTGACGGTCGTGAGCGGTCTGACGGCGGCGGCAAAGCGGGGCATCCTCATCAAGGGCGGCGTCCACTTGGAGAACGGCCGCAAGTTGAAGGTGGTGGCGCTCGACAAGACCGGCACTATTACCGAAGGCCGCCCTCGCGTGACGGACGTGCAGCCTATGGGCGGCGCGAGCAAGGACGAGGTGCTACGGATCGCGGCGAGTCTGGATGCGCTTTCGCAGCACCCGGTCGCGCGGGCTCTGACCGAGGCATGGGCGGGCCCGCGTGCGGACGTGAACGGATTCAAGTCGCTTACAGGCCGTGGCGTCGAGGGGACGATCGCGGGGGAAACGTACTTTGTCGGCAACCACCGACTCGCCGAGGAGCGGAAGGTCTGCTCGCTGGAAGTCGAAGCGGTGCTGGGGCACTTCGAGGTGCAGGGGAAGACGGCCATCGTCGTTGCATCATCTCGCGCCGTGCTCGGCATCATCGCGGTGGCCGACACTCCTCGCGAGAGCAGCGTCAACGCTCTGCGATCCCTTCACGCGATGGGCGTGCGGACGCTTCTGCTCTCTGGGGACAATCAATCCACCGCGTCAGCCATCGCCAAGGCCGTGGGGATCGACGAGGTCCGCGGCGGGATGCTGCCCGAGGACAAGCTCGCTGAGATCGAACGCCTGCTCAACGAACACAGCAACGCGGTTGGCATGGTCGGTGACGGGGTGAACGACGCCCCCGCCCTGGCCAGGTCGACCATTGGCTTTGCGATGGGCGCGGCGGGCACGGACACAGCCCTTGAAACCGCCGACGTCGCCCTCATGCAGGACGACCTGCACGGGCTGCCCGAGTTCATCGCGCTCTCGCGCCGTACCGGCGCGATCTTGGCCCAGAACATCACGCTCGCCATCGGCATCAAGGTGGTTTTCTTCGCACTCACCCTCGCCGGACTGGGGACGATGTGGATGGCCGTCATCGCGGATGTCGGGGCGAGCCTGCTGGTGGTAGGGAACGGGCTACGACTGTTGGGGAGCCGGAGGGGTTTGCCGAGCCTTTCAAGCGTTAAGGCCGAGTCAAGCACCGCTTGA
- a CDS encoding TolC family protein, with translation MHKPIVLCLSACALLPGCVSYTPRPLDPSAELAALNARTLPLDRFVRTTPATDSPPRDSRFDASDGLSDQELMALAVSMNPDLLAARAALGETEALLIGAKTLPNPEFGVGFGAGILGNSGFKLDTDLLFELLRPGERDGRVGVATATIAASRADILAREYEVAAGVRRTTFEVLIAEQVTAVLDEEAGLRTRAAEIVRQRRDIGEANKLDVTTAELELLEIQRDRRLAEVELDQARLALNRAVGLPPAFNLPLEQSGKSVDVPLIDSVADAGVDELILARRLDLQARAANYQIAEEQLRLAISKQYPKLKIGPSYSHEGVSDNYLGIGASIEVPLFDRNQGEIAEKAAARDRVRAEYVADLHRLRSEARAALSRVRALRAEIDDQQQHLLPLLERSQSLFRGALEARELSVTDWVSAQQRALRARRSYLDTLVAYRRALLEFEAATGKPIATFAPVEPVSSPSPPTPDRNIP, from the coding sequence TTGCACAAACCAATTGTCCTTTGCCTATCGGCGTGCGCGCTGCTCCCCGGTTGCGTCAGCTACACCCCGCGGCCCCTTGATCCGAGCGCCGAGCTGGCTGCACTCAATGCGCGGACGCTGCCGCTCGATCGATTCGTCCGCACGACGCCCGCGACCGATTCGCCGCCCCGCGATTCGCGTTTCGATGCTTCCGATGGCCTGAGCGACCAAGAGTTGATGGCGCTCGCGGTATCGATGAACCCCGACCTTCTGGCGGCCAGGGCCGCCCTTGGCGAGACCGAAGCGCTCCTCATCGGAGCTAAGACGCTGCCGAACCCCGAGTTTGGCGTTGGATTCGGGGCAGGAATTCTCGGGAACTCCGGGTTCAAACTCGACACCGACCTCCTCTTCGAACTGCTCCGCCCTGGAGAGCGGGACGGCCGCGTCGGCGTGGCGACCGCCACGATCGCCGCCTCGCGTGCGGACATCCTGGCCCGCGAATATGAGGTGGCGGCCGGGGTCCGCCGGACGACGTTCGAGGTACTCATCGCGGAGCAGGTGACCGCCGTTCTCGATGAGGAGGCCGGGCTGCGAACCCGCGCCGCCGAGATCGTCCGCCAGAGGCGCGACATTGGCGAGGCGAACAAGCTGGATGTCACGACAGCCGAGTTGGAACTCTTGGAAATCCAGAGGGACCGCCGGCTCGCGGAGGTCGAGCTCGACCAAGCCCGCCTGGCGCTCAACCGTGCCGTCGGTCTACCGCCCGCATTCAACCTCCCTCTCGAGCAGTCGGGCAAGTCCGTCGACGTTCCCCTGATCGACAGTGTGGCGGACGCTGGCGTGGACGAACTGATCCTTGCCCGGCGGCTCGACCTCCAGGCCCGGGCCGCCAACTACCAGATTGCCGAGGAGCAGCTTCGACTCGCCATCTCGAAGCAATACCCGAAACTCAAGATCGGCCCGTCGTACAGCCACGAGGGCGTGAGCGACAACTACCTGGGCATTGGCGCGTCCATCGAGGTTCCCCTCTTTGACCGCAACCAGGGCGAGATCGCCGAGAAGGCCGCGGCCCGGGACCGTGTTCGTGCCGAGTATGTCGCAGACCTCCACCGGCTCCGGAGCGAGGCACGGGCCGCGCTCTCGCGGGTGCGGGCGCTGCGGGCGGAGATCGACGATCAGCAGCAACACCTGCTTCCCCTTCTTGAACGCAGCCAATCCCTCTTCCGGGGCGCTCTTGAAGCACGCGAATTGAGCGTGACCGACTGGGTGAGCGCCCAGCAGCGAGCCCTCCGAGCACGCCGCTCCTATCTCGACACCCTCGTCGCCTATCGCCGCGCCCTGCTTGAGTTCGAAGCCGCGACCGGTAAGCCCATCGCCACATTTGCCCCGGTTGAGCCGGTCTCCTCCCCGTCCCCACCCACTCCGGATAGGAACATCCCATGA
- a CDS encoding efflux RND transporter permease subunit, translated as MLNWLITWSLKNRFLVIVGALLFAGLGVIALRQLDIDAFPDTTPVQVQINTTAPALSPEEVERQISFPVEQSLAGVPKLENLRSVSKFGFSQVVATFADGTDIYFARQLVAERLATVELPPGIPRPQMGPIATGLGEVFHYVVRSDRHDITELRTLHDWSIKPALRAVPGVAEVNSWGGYEKIYEVQVDPDRLIKHDLTFGELTEALEANNANVGGGNLARGGGTLLVHGLGRVSNIEQIGDIPVAARDGVPIRVRDVAEVKIGHEIRRGAVTADGGGEAILGLGFMLMGQNSHEVTSRLKAKLDELRPVLPVGVTVQTVYDRTELVDEVIGTVKGNLFEGGLFVIAVLFLFLGNLRAGLIVAAAIPLSMLFAFDSMLRFGIAGSLLSLGAIDFGLVVDSSVIMIENCVRKLSHNEAGRSRLDVIRDAAIEVRKPTMFGELIIIIVFLPILTLEGVEGKMFRPMALTFIFALVGSLVLSLTLMPVLASLFLPRKVRETEPLVVRLAQRVYAPALRVAMRARAAVVIAALALLGLTVITARGLGSEFVPKLTEGSMVANIVRLAGTDLDESVRYNTLMERAILKAFPDEVKHVWSRIGSAEIATDPMGTELTDVFMTLHPREQWTKARTQAELIQVMNHELRDLPGQRIAFTQPIEMRMNEMGSGVRADVAIKLFGDDLAVLTEKGTEIADLITGLDGAEDVSTEQLTGQPVMQVEVDQAAIARFGIPARSVLDIVESLGGQEHGEVAEGQLRFPLTVRLPERLRRDSESVGSILISAPSGERVPLAKLAHIRVVEGPSTITREWGQRRTTIQANIRGRDVASFVTDAKAAIAKEIQLPEGRYRLEWGGQFENLERAREKLLVVVPVALLLIFLLLYLSFQSMRLALLVFTAVPLAVTGGVAALWLRGMPFSISAAVGFIALSGVAVLNGLVMVTFIRQLRHTGLAVDDAVVSGSLVRLRPVLMTALVAAFGFIPMAIADGMGAEVQRPLATVVIGGVISSTLLTLFVLPVLYKWFEPRGAVEAEEGEASARSSSQVSASNGSVASAELPVPVSSTI; from the coding sequence ATGCTGAACTGGCTCATCACCTGGTCTTTGAAGAACCGCTTCCTCGTCATCGTCGGCGCCCTGCTCTTCGCGGGGCTCGGGGTGATCGCGCTGCGGCAACTGGATATCGACGCGTTCCCCGACACGACACCGGTTCAGGTGCAGATCAACACCACGGCACCGGCATTGTCACCCGAGGAGGTCGAACGGCAAATCAGCTTCCCCGTCGAGCAATCGCTCGCTGGGGTGCCGAAACTGGAGAACCTGCGCTCGGTGTCGAAGTTCGGATTCTCCCAGGTCGTCGCGACCTTCGCGGACGGCACCGACATCTACTTTGCACGTCAACTTGTCGCGGAGCGGCTGGCGACCGTCGAGCTTCCCCCGGGCATCCCGCGGCCGCAGATGGGTCCTATCGCCACCGGACTGGGCGAAGTATTCCACTACGTCGTGCGCAGCGACCGTCACGACATCACCGAACTACGCACGCTCCACGATTGGTCCATCAAGCCCGCCCTCCGGGCGGTTCCGGGCGTGGCGGAAGTGAACAGCTGGGGCGGCTACGAGAAGATCTACGAGGTGCAGGTTGACCCGGATCGCCTGATCAAACATGACCTGACGTTCGGAGAGTTGACCGAGGCTCTCGAAGCCAACAACGCCAATGTCGGCGGCGGCAATCTTGCTCGGGGTGGTGGGACGCTCCTGGTGCACGGCCTCGGACGGGTGTCGAATATCGAGCAGATTGGCGACATCCCCGTCGCGGCACGGGACGGTGTCCCTATCAGAGTGCGTGACGTGGCAGAAGTAAAGATCGGTCACGAGATCCGTCGCGGCGCGGTTACGGCGGACGGCGGGGGCGAAGCGATCCTGGGCCTTGGGTTCATGCTCATGGGTCAGAACAGCCACGAGGTCACTTCGCGCCTCAAGGCAAAGCTCGACGAGCTTCGACCCGTGCTGCCCGTGGGCGTCACGGTGCAGACGGTCTACGACCGCACCGAGCTCGTGGACGAGGTCATCGGGACGGTGAAGGGGAACCTGTTCGAGGGCGGGCTCTTCGTCATCGCCGTGCTGTTCCTCTTCCTCGGCAATCTCCGCGCCGGCCTCATCGTCGCGGCCGCGATTCCGCTCTCGATGCTCTTCGCGTTCGACTCGATGCTCCGCTTCGGGATCGCCGGGAGCCTCCTGAGCCTGGGGGCGATCGACTTCGGGCTCGTGGTGGACAGCTCGGTCATCATGATCGAGAACTGCGTCCGCAAGCTCTCGCACAACGAGGCCGGTCGAAGCCGCCTGGACGTGATCCGCGATGCGGCCATCGAGGTGCGGAAGCCCACGATGTTCGGCGAGCTGATCATCATCATCGTCTTCCTCCCGATCCTGACGCTGGAGGGTGTGGAAGGGAAGATGTTCCGTCCGATGGCGCTCACGTTCATCTTTGCGCTCGTTGGCTCGCTGGTGCTTTCGCTGACGCTGATGCCGGTGCTCGCCAGCCTGTTCCTGCCTCGGAAAGTGCGGGAGACCGAACCGCTGGTTGTTCGCTTGGCGCAGCGGGTATACGCGCCCGCGCTCCGCGTGGCGATGCGGGCCCGCGCCGCCGTCGTCATCGCGGCGCTGGCTTTGCTGGGGCTGACCGTCATCACCGCACGGGGCTTGGGCTCGGAGTTCGTGCCCAAGCTGACGGAAGGCTCGATGGTGGCCAACATCGTGCGGCTCGCGGGCACCGACCTCGACGAGTCGGTCCGCTACAACACGCTGATGGAGCGAGCCATCCTGAAGGCATTTCCGGATGAGGTGAAGCACGTCTGGAGCCGCATCGGCTCGGCCGAGATCGCCACCGATCCGATGGGGACGGAGTTGACCGATGTGTTCATGACGCTTCACCCGCGCGAGCAATGGACTAAAGCTCGGACGCAGGCGGAGCTGATCCAGGTAATGAACCACGAACTGCGGGACCTGCCCGGCCAGCGCATCGCGTTCACTCAGCCGATCGAGATGCGCATGAACGAGATGGGCTCGGGGGTGCGTGCTGACGTGGCGATCAAGCTCTTCGGCGACGACCTGGCCGTTCTGACAGAGAAAGGGACCGAGATCGCTGATCTCATCACCGGGCTCGATGGCGCCGAGGATGTGAGCACCGAACAGCTGACGGGCCAACCGGTGATGCAAGTCGAAGTCGATCAGGCGGCCATCGCTCGCTTCGGCATTCCGGCCAGAAGCGTGCTCGACATCGTCGAGTCTCTAGGCGGTCAGGAGCACGGCGAGGTGGCCGAGGGTCAACTCCGATTCCCACTGACGGTCAGACTCCCCGAGCGCCTGCGGCGCGACTCAGAATCCGTCGGCTCCATCCTCATCTCGGCGCCGAGCGGCGAGCGTGTGCCCCTCGCCAAGCTCGCGCACATCCGCGTGGTCGAAGGGCCATCCACCATCACGCGGGAGTGGGGTCAGCGGCGAACCACGATCCAGGCGAACATTCGCGGGCGCGATGTCGCGTCCTTCGTTACCGACGCCAAGGCGGCGATCGCCAAAGAGATCCAGCTCCCGGAAGGGCGTTACCGCCTGGAGTGGGGCGGCCAGTTTGAGAACCTCGAGCGGGCTCGCGAGAAGCTGCTCGTGGTGGTGCCGGTCGCACTCCTACTCATATTCCTTCTCCTCTACCTCTCCTTCCAATCGATGCGGCTCGCCCTGCTGGTGTTCACCGCCGTCCCGCTCGCCGTGACCGGCGGCGTGGCGGCGCTATGGCTTCGCGGGATGCCGTTCTCAATCTCCGCCGCCGTCGGGTTCATCGCGCTCTCGGGGGTCGCCGTCCTCAACGGCCTCGTCATGGTCACGTTCATCCGCCAGCTTCGCCACACGGGCCTCGCGGTCGATGATGCCGTGGTGTCGGGCAGCCTTGTCCGGTTGCGCCCGGTGCTCATGACGGCGCTTGTCGCCGCGTTCGGGTTCATCCCGATGGCCATCGCCGACGGCATGGGCGCCGAGGTCCAGCGCCCGCTCGCGACAGTGGTCATCGGCGGCGTCATCAGCAGCACGCTCCTGACACTCTTCGTCCTCCCCGTGCTCTACAAGTGGTTCGAGCCGCGTGGAGCGGTCGAAGCAGAGGAAGGGGAGGCATCAGCCCGCTCGAGTTCCCAAGTATCCGCGTCCAACGGCTCGGTCGCGTCGGCAGAGCTGCCAGTTCCGGTGTCATCCACAATCTAA